One window of the Anomaloglossus baeobatrachus isolate aAnoBae1 chromosome 12, aAnoBae1.hap1, whole genome shotgun sequence genome contains the following:
- the LOC142258107 gene encoding uncharacterized protein LOC142258107 — translation MESLLEKMMARVGAADGEEWLKRCLAPVNEAAEVVLDPASDLAGVPARREELLRPGEGEDVRRSLRKKRKKSDVYSPPASCSQRSGGGRKRSASARGRRGDGRKTPETSREAGVPARGGSGASRDRPRSRRDLAASSGRDSQKARRAIIPEVAVGSSAPAVVAGYSGDPGSLTGLYAPPAPLQKSSAGALAAATQVWSSTEESEEDVAASGGRQPQYSALDGPGSGGHGPMVIWLVGHSFIHWAQRRAACRSYTENLSFQYELINVFWYGIRGLKFSNLLGTLKGMLLTHPYPDLIILHIGGNDLGKIKTLDLLSNFRRDFALLKNLFPYSALIFSEIRMKTKTYEE, via the exons atggagtccctcctggagaagatgatggctcgggtcggcgcagcggacggcgaggagtggctgaagaggtgtCTGGCGCCGGTGAACGAAGCCGCCGAAGTGGTCCTGGATCCAGCTTCGGATCTCGCCGGCGTTCCTGCGCGGAGGGAAGAACTTCTGCGGCCCGGAGAAGGAGAAGACGTCCGGAGATCCctgcggaagaagaggaagaagagcgacgTCTACTCACCGCCTGCATCATGTTCTCAGCGGTCCGGCGGAGGGAGGAAGAGGTCGGCATCTgctcgcggtcggcgcggcgatgggAGGAAGACGCCGGAGACATCGCGAGAGGCGGGAGTTCCGGCGAGAGGAGGGTCCGGAGCATCGCGAGACCGCCCAAGAAGCCGACGAGATTTGGCCGCGTCATCAGGGCGCGACTCCCAGAAGGCTCGGCGGGCGATTATCCCGGAAGTCGCCGTCGGGAGTTCCGCTCCGGCTGTTGTGGCCGGGTATAGCGGAGATCCTGGGTCGCTCACGGGCCTGTACGCGCCGCCAgccccattgcaaaagagctcagctggggctTTGGCGGCGGCGACGCAGGTCTGGAGCTCGACAGAAGAATCCGAAGAGGACGTCGCAGCGAGCGGAGGTCGTCAACCCCAGTACAGCGCGTTGGATGGACCCGGGAGCGGAGGAcatg gcccaatggtgatttggcttgtaggccattcgtttatacactgggcgcagaggagagcggcttgtagaagttacacagaaaacttatcttttcagtatgaactgataaatgttttttggtacggtataaggggtctgaaattttctaatttacttggcaccttaaaaggtatgctgttgactcatccgtatcctgaccttataattttacacattggagggaatgacttgggtaaaataaagactttggacttgttatctaatttccgcagagattttgcgttattaaagaatctttttccttattcagcattgattttttctgaaatt